A genomic region of Torulaspora delbrueckii CBS 1146 chromosome 7, complete genome contains the following coding sequences:
- the RPN6 gene encoding proteasome regulatory particle lid subunit RPN6 (similar to Saccharomyces cerevisiae RPN6 (YDL097C); ancestral locus Anc_2.361) yields MTELQKARDLVREKKYADAEKVYLELLRGAENETKEASTKSKNEQEVCLLELGDLYVVTNDKAKLRDFIPQSTEYMMQFAKSKTAKVLKALIEDFEKVPDSYDDQIYVCQKSIEFAKKEKRVFLQHSLSIKLATLYYLKKQYKDSLDLNKELLREFKKLDDKPSLVDIHLLESKVYHKLRNLAKAKASLTAARTAANSIYCSTATIAELDLMSGILHCEDKDYKTAFSYFYESFENFHNLSTHNSYEKACLVLKYMLLSKIMLNLIDEVKTILNAKYTKETYQSRGIEAMKQVAKAYNSRSLLDFNAAMRQYKEEIMGDELIRSHFNALYDTLLESNLCKIIEPFECVEISHISKMIGLDLQQIEGKLSQMILDKVFFGVLDQGNGWLYIYETPHQDATYDCALELIGELDNVVDQLYEKASALY; encoded by the coding sequence ATGACTGAATTGCAGAAGGCTAGAGACTTGGTACGGGAGAAGAAGTATGCGGATGCCGAGAAGGTCTATTTGGAACTATTGAGAGGCGCGGAAAACGAAACTAAAGAGGCTTCTACGAAGAGTAAGAATGAGCAGGAGGTCTGTTTGTTGGAGTTAGGAGATCTATACGTTGTGACAAATGATAAGGCCAAGTTACGCGATTTTATTCCTCAATCCACTGAGTATATGATGCAATTTGCAAAATCCAAGACTGCGAAAGTGCTCAAGGCTCTGATCGAAGACTTCGAAAAGGTGCCAGATTCATATGATGACCAGATATATGTATGTCAAAAGAGCATTGAGTTTgctaagaaagagaaaaggGTTTTTTTGCAACATTCGTTGTCGATTAAACTGGCTACCCTATactacttgaagaagcagtaCAAGGATTCGTTAGACCTCAATAAGGAACTTTTGAGGGAGTTTAAGAAATTGGATGATAAACCTTCGTTAGTCGATATCCATCTGCTTGAGAGTAAAGTGTATCATAAATTGAGAAACCTGGCCAAGGCCAAAGCCTCGTTGACCGCTGCAAGAACCGCAGCCAATTCGATTTACTGTTCTACGGCCACTATTGCAGAATTGGATCTGATGAGTGGTATATTACATTGTGAGGATAAAGATTACAAGACGGCGTTTTCGTATTTCTACGAAAGTTTTGAGAATTTCCACAACTTGTCGACTCATAATTCATACGAAAAGGCATGTCTTGTATTGAAATATATGCTTTTGTCAAAGATCATGTTGAacttgattgatgaagtgaaGACCATACTGAATGCTAAATACACAAAGGAAACTTACCAATCTCGCGGTATCGAAGCGATGAAGCAAGTCGCAAAAGCTTACAACAGCAGATCTTTATTAGACTTCAATGCGGCAATGAGGCAGTATAAGGAGGAAATTATGGGTGATGAATTAATAAGATCGCATTTCAATGCACTTTACGACACTTTGCTTGAGTCGAACTTGTGCAAGATCATTGAACCTTTCGAGTGTGTTGAGATCTCACACATTTCTAAAATGATTGGTTTGGACCTTCAACAGATCGAAGGTAAGCTTTCTCAAATGATTCTTGATAAAGTGTTTTTCGGTGTCCTTGATCAAGGGAATGGCTGGCTATACATTTACGAAACACCGCATCAGGATGCCACTTATGACTGTGCGTTAGAACTTATCGGCGAATTGGACAATGTTGTCGACCAACTTTACGAGAAAGCTAGTGCTTTATACTAA
- the AIM36 gene encoding Aim36p (similar to Saccharomyces cerevisiae YMR157C; ancestral locus Anc_2.358), whose protein sequence is MLGVKAFARIRVLRASFFGLPKVGRRGVGSGIRWYASPAGYKKGEDAPGFKKIFLVALVGTLMFVQAANSLDKNKPKTSFSEEEFENVMNGLKRRVAMFPAGTLNVKFLPSSSESILKTIKAGPAAVIDPIEAVEHFRQQKDGIYEALLNDLKSKYGSDYTKKLPSGMLVMLIGKYMKEKCSMNDEVVIVNFPDTIKDAIKFENEVCTVSKVLVPKIDTDSEVCRYYETVHKVKPL, encoded by the coding sequence ATGCTAGGTGTGAAGGCATTCGCAAGAATCAGGGTTTTGCGTGCCAGCTTTTTTGGACTACCCAAAGTTGGTAGAAGGGGTGTAGGTTCGGGCATCCGTTGGTATGCATCGCCTGCTGGTTATAAGAAAGGAGAAGATGCTCCAGGGTTTAAAAAGATATTTCTAGTAGCCTTAGTGGGTACCTTGATGTTTGTGCAAGCTGCGAACTCTCTCGACAAGAACAAACCAAAGACATCATTTTCTGAGGAGGAGTTCGAAAACGTAATGAATGGGCTCAAGAGAAGAGTAGCCATGTTCCCTGCCGGAACATTGAATGTGAAGTTTCTACCTTCTTCGAGTGAGTCCATTTTAAAAACAATAAAGGCCGGTCCTGCAGCGGTTATCGATCCTATTGAAGCAGTCGAACATTTCAGACAACAAAAAGATGGCATTTACGAAGCATTGCTGAACGATCTGAAATCCAAATATGGAAGTGATTACACTAAAAAGCTACCCAGCGGGATGCTTGTCATGCTGATAGGAAAGTACATGAAGGAGAAATGCTCGAtgaatgatgaagttgttaTAGTAAATTTCCCAGACACAATCAAAGACGCCATTAAATTCGAAAACGAAGTTTGCACTGTGTCCAAAGTTTTAGTTCCCAAAATCGACACAGACTCTGAGGTGTGCCGGTATTACGAAACCGTGCATAAGGTGAAACCTTTATAG
- the TPP1 gene encoding polynucleotide 3'-phosphatase (similar to Saccharomyces cerevisiae TPP1 (YMR156C); ancestral locus Anc_2.360) has translation MSHKLTVLPYLIKFTPKACNTLNAPPTSLNIYAFDLDHTLIEPLTPGSKFSRAADDWKFMSFTPGKSTFQKLIEIVREDPLAQIVIFSNQGGVVAVPPSSKSCTKYTEKIKLILRKLSESTDGDKLSERLWVYASPKRPASMSLGKSKPKSKQPMITKYTKSTKLTFDIDKITNDIDVKQYELFDVMRKPEIGMKDQFEQDLKSHFEVLPDVTWCYYCGDAAGRPKDFSDSDKEFAHKLGISFKTPEELFT, from the coding sequence atgtctCACAAACTAACGGTTCTCCCATATCTGATCAAATTTACACCAAAGGCCTGTAACACTCTGAATGCGCCTCCAACTTCTCTGAACATTTATGcctttgatcttgatcACACATTGATAGAGCCTTTGACGCCAGGCTCTAAATTCAGTAGAGCAGCTGACGATTGGAAATTCATGAGTTTCACACCAGGTAAGAGCACTTTCCAGAAACTAATAGAGATAGTCCGTGAAGACCCTTTAGCTCAAATTGTCATATTCTCTAACCAGGGCGGCGTGGTTGCAGTACCTCCAAGCTCGAAGAGTTGCACAAAGTATACAGAAAAGATTAAGCTGATATTGAGGAAGTTATCGGAATCAACAGATGGTGACAAGCTGTCAGAAAGATTATGGGTATATGCTTCACCAAAGAGGCCGGCATCTATGTCTTTAGGTAAATCTAAACCTAAATCCAAGCAACCAATGATAACAAAGTATACTAAGTCTACAAAGCTTAcatttgatattgataAAATCACAAATGACATTGATGTTAAGCAGTATGAGTTATTCGATGTGATGAGAAAACCTGAAATTGGTATGAAGGATCAGTTCGAGCAGGATCTCAAaagtcattttgaagtGTTGCCTGATGTTACATGGTGTTATTACTGCGGAGACGCAGCCGGTAGACCCAAGGATTTCAGTGATTCAGATAAGGAATTTGCACATAAGCTGGGtatatctttcaagacTCCTGAAGAGCTTTTCACCTAA
- the MRPS8 gene encoding mitochondrial 37S ribosomal protein uS8m (similar to Saccharomyces cerevisiae MRPS8 (YMR158W); ancestral locus Anc_2.357): MSLVKLANTCAHIQNCSRVRSTLTSIPYTKLHLQFAYNLYRHGFISSLQKGSTKGPDEVTVEITPDNISTRRLWIGLKYRENKPILSSCRLISKPSARVYLSHNDMRKLCSGVTVRLIKPLQPGELILVQTRDSVVEINEAVAKKFDGQVLCRIK; this comes from the coding sequence ATGTCTTTGGTGAAGCTGGCCAATACCTGTGCTCATATCCAGAATTGTTCTCGAGTGAGGAGTACCCTCACTTCCATTCCATACACAAAGCTACACCTTCAATTTGCATACAACCTATATAGGCATGGATTCATATCGTCATTACAAAAGGGATCGACCAAAGGACCAGATGAAGTAACTGTGGAAATCACGCCAGATAACATCTCTACCAGAAGACTATGGATCGGGTTGAAATACAGAGAGAATAAGCCAATTTTGAGCTCTTGTCGTTTGATATCTAAACCTAGTGCCAGAGTTTACCTTTCTCACAATGATATGAGAAAACTTTGCTCTGGTGTGACTGTGAGACTGATTAAACCGCTACAGCCAGGTGAACTGATCTTAGTCCAGACTCGTGATTCTGTGGTAGAAATTAATGAAGCCGTCGCCAAGAAATTCGATGGACAAGTGCTTTGCAGGATCAAATGA
- the SNU23 gene encoding U4/U6-U5 snRNP complex subunit SNU23 (similar to Saccharomyces cerevisiae SNU23 (YDL098C); ancestral locus Anc_2.359) translates to MSSFGRRTWDRKEYAELAKQGQQTYEQSLRSSLTDVQLQQLKDKYTDHHALMQGTMSGLNQNTLVTGVSSYKKGKQFGFYCELCNMTFKDNLQYIDHLNHKTHEVKFEAVFDEPLVNDTRDNDDLRTEEFESFYIETVKHFVNDHQPKEKRVHKPRGKRPKTTPSQDSSDISKMMGFGSFGGVKR, encoded by the coding sequence ATGAGcagctttggaagaagaacatgGGATAGAAAAGAATACGCTGAACTTGCTAAGCAAGGTCAACAAACATATGAGCAGTCGCTTCGAAGTTCATTGACAGATGTTCAATTACAACAGCTCAAGGACAAGTATACAGATCATCATGCATTGATGCAAGGCACTATGAGTGGTCTGAACCAAAATACCCTCGTGACAGGTGTTAGTTCCTACAAAAAGGGTAAACAATTTGGGTTCTACTGCGAGCTGTGCAATATGACGTTTAAAGATAATTTGCAATACATCGATCATCTAAATCATAAGACTCACGAAGTGAAATTCGAAGCAGTTTTCGATGAACCACTAGTGAATGACACACGAGATAACGATGATCTTAGGACGGAAGAATTCGAAAGCTTTTACATAGAAACTGTCAAGCATTTCGTTAACGATCATCAACcgaaagagaaaagagtTCACAAACCCAGGGGAAAGCGACCTAAAACTACTCCATCTCAAGATTCCAGTGATATTTCCAAGATGATGGGTTTTGGTTCGTTCGGAGGCGTCAAAAGATGA